The region GGACGGGGTGATTGTCCATTTAACCGATACTCTGCTGCTGCAGCACATGAAAACAACCGGCTATACCAGCCCGGCTACTTTTAAGACGCTGGAGCTGACGGGAGGTAATCTCCGTGAAAACTTGGACTTGATTTACGAGCATCTGCCGGAGCTGGCTAAACTAGGCTTGTGTCTTCCGGGGGCATTTGTCCACGTTCATCCGCAAATTATGCGGCTCTATAAAGTTGAATTAAGGTTTTCGCTGCTGTGGGAGTTCGTCCATGACGAATACGAAGACAGGGATTACATTGTGAGCGCACATGTGCTGACCAAGCTGTAGTGAAAGGTACCGGACCGGTCTTAGGTGGGACTGACGAATGGGGAGTGGGGGCTGCTAACCCGGAACGTTTGCAAGTTGTTGGCGGAAAGCCCAAAGAGGGCCGGGAAAGATCACTTCCTCCTAACCTTTTCCAGCCCCCAAGCCCGCGTCCGACGCGGCTTCCCGGTTCTTATCGGCGCTTAGCTTTCGATGATAATGCTGTCCAGCTTGAGATTAACCGGATATGCGAGGGTATCTCCAACTGGACATTTGCTTTCCAGGAATCGTACAAATTCTTCAACCTGTTCTTTGGGCGAATCTGTTTTGATTCGGAATGTATACCGAATGTCAGAATAGCCCGGACGTACCTCCGACCTGTTAAAAAAACCATCCAGGTCAAGATCGCCTTCTACATCCACGAAGAAATCCTTGAGGTTCACGCCGAATTTAGGCGCATACACTCTGGCCACGATAGACTGACATGCTCCCAGCGAGGCCAACAAAGCTTCGACCGGATTCATTCCGGTATCGGTTCCGCCCAAGCTTTTGGGCTCGTCGATAATAAACTCAAAGCTTCGGGATGTTACTTTCACTTGGACTCCGTCTTGCAAATGCGCAGATGCTTTAAAGGTTTGGAGAGCGGCCATTTTTTAAGTCTCCTTTTGAAGTTTAGTTTATAATGAATTAAATCATACTAATCCGCTGTGATTATTTTAGATTAGACACGGCTCATTGTCAATCTTCAAATTACTAACTTGTATATCTCGGGAACCGCGCGGGGACTTGTGATTTATTACTTTCTTAGGGATCTTGTTTGCAGGCTGTTGAGCGAAAATGCCAAAAAAGGGCCGTGAGCAGCCTGCCTCCCGGCAACCTGACACAGCCCCAAAACCCGCGTCCGGCGCGGTCTATCAGCTTTTACTCGTCTCCCGCCGCCACCGGATTCTCCTCATAACTAATCCAGTCACTCCAACTCCCCGCATACAGCCGCACATTCTTAAATCCAGCCTTCTCAAGGGCCAGGATGTTCGGGCAGGCGGTTACGCCGGAGCCGCAGTAGACGATGATCTCGCGGTCTTTATCCAGTCCGGCAAAATGCTCCGCAAGTTCATCGGCGCTCTTGAAGCTGCCGTCTGCATTCTGCGTATCTTTCCAGAAAAAGTTGAGCGCGCCAGGGATATGCCCCGCCTTCTTGTCCAAGGTCTCGTTAAGACCGCGATAGCGGTCATTCGCGCGGGAGTCGATCAGAACCGGTAGAGCGCCAGGTGAGGATGATACACCAGTGCCATCATTTGTCTGGACCTCAGTTGGTGCATCCGTGCCGTCAATAGCGCCAGCACTTGTGCCGGCACGTACCGTTTGCTCCGAAACCTCCCGCACCTCATCAACCCCCGCCAGCATCTGCGGCTGGACATTTGCTACGAACGAGCTGGGCACGCGAACCGGCTGATGATCCGTCACCGGATAATTGCCCTCTTTCCACTGGCTGAAGCCGCCCTCCAGAATGAAGACCTGCTCATGCCCGAGGTAGCGCAGCAGCCACCACAGACGGGCGGCATTCATGCCGTTCTCATCATCGTAGGCCACAATACGCGAGTGGTTGCCGATTCCGAGCTTGGATAGCCGGGATGCCAGCACTTGCGTGTCGGGAAGAGGGTGTCGTCCGCCATGCCCGCCTACAGGAGCAGACAGGTCGAGTTCCAAATCGAGATAGACCGCGCCTGGAATATGCTCTTTATTATAACGTTCTTTGCCCTCCTGAGGCTTGCCCAAGGTGAACCGGCAGTCTACGATGGTCTGTTCCGGTTCATAGAGTCTGGAGAGCAGCCAGCGTTTGGTTACGGTTGAATCCACATGCATCCCATCCTTTACAAGGTTCAAGTATGATATGGAGTTATTATAGCTGATTATTGCATCTCCGCATAACCGCTCCGCCAGTCTAAGCATTTGACACGGTCCTGATCTGATTCTACAATGGCTGGATACATAACCTATTCGTCGAAAGGGGCATAAGCCTATGGAGGCCATCGTGAGTCAGGTCTGGCCTGAATGGAAGGGGACCTTGCGCAAACGGAGCGGGGGCTGGAATAACACCACTTATTTCGTGGAGGGCGGGGAGCGCCGCGCGGTACTGCGGATCTACGACACACATAAGGACAGGAACAAAATAGAATTCGAGCATACGGTCCTCCTGAAGCTGGCCGGTGCAGGTCTGCCGTTCAGTACACCTCTTCCGATCCGTACTGCAAGTGGAGAGACCTTGGTTCAGCTCGAAGACAGCGGGAAATTCGCCTGCTTGTTTGCTTATATTGAAGGCGAATCCCCGTCCGGACAAGCTTCGGATTATTATGAGTCTTTTGGAGAAGCGGCAGGCAACTTGTCCGTTGCACTAGCTGAGATAGATACGGGCATCCCGGCCGTATACCGTCCATACTATGAGCTGCGGACCTCCTATCCGCTGTGCACCCGTGAAGCGCTGCATGGTCTGTTGACAGACCCGCCTGAGTCTCTGAAGGAGCTGATCCCGGAGTTGACCCTATTAGTGGAGGCCTACGACAATGTGGCTGACTCGCTGGAACAGCTTCAGAGCCTGCCGCATCAGCTGGTGCACGGAGATCTGAATGCTTCCAACCTGCTGGTGGATGGAGCGGATACTACCCGGGTGAAGGCGCTGCTGGATTTTGAATTTTGCACCAGGGATGTACGGGTTATGGATGCTGCTGTAATTCTGTCGGCCTTGCTCAGTTATGAGGAATCGGAGAGGATCATTCGTGATTTCTGGAGGGGTTATAATCGCATGGTCACGTTGACTCCCGAAGAACTGGCGGCTATTCCGGTGCTTATGCTCCTGCGTAAGATAGATGTGTTCCTGCATTTTGTCACCCGTTACTGGGAAGGGACCGATGAGGTAAATGTCCTGCAGCAGCAGGTGAGGGAGCTGGCGGCAGAGGTAGCTGCGATGTAGGCGGGAAGCTTCCTTACAGGAAAAGCTGCTGATTATGTATTCTATTCATAAGCTCTCTGCCTGATCGGACGACCTCAGGTTGATGATGGTGAGTACCCCAGCAGATATCGCCGAGGGCCATTTTGATGCAGCATATTTGTATTTCAGCAGTTTGGTTCTTAAGCACTTCAGGTCCATATCCTGCAAAATAGGCATCTCTGGCAGACGGATGATCTATGAAATATCTGGCGAACAGAATGGAGAAGTTGTCCACGGCCAGCCCCCATAACATATTCTCGAAGTCGATCATTCCCGTCAAAATCCCCTGGTCATTCACCAGCCAGTTGCCTGGCGTAGAGTCCCAGCTTATAGGCACAGGTGCGCTATGCCGTAGGATATGAACATTCTGAAGTGCCCAGTCGGTTAAACTTAATTCATCGGCTTGCACCAGCCCCTCATTAACACACTGAGAAGTTAAATCCTGAATGGTATCGGCAACATACTGCACCGGGTCAGCGTTGTGACTTAGCTCTATCGGGTTTCCGTATTGATCGGGGCGGCCAAACCATTGGCCTGCCTGTGAAAGGTGCAGAATCTTTGTTAATTCACCAGCCTTATAAAAAGCAGCATCAGCAGCACTCGGGCTTAGTGCTGTCTCTCTCATAATGGACCCGTCGATTGCAGTAATTAGTATGGCCTGCCACCCCTCACCCTCGTAAGCAGCGACTAACTCAGGCACATATGGCTTCAAGTAACAAACCCAATGACGGTATGCATAGACTTCCGGGTGCCATCTCTGT is a window of Paenibacillus sp. FSL H3-0469 DNA encoding:
- a CDS encoding phosphotransferase → MEAIVSQVWPEWKGTLRKRSGGWNNTTYFVEGGERRAVLRIYDTHKDRNKIEFEHTVLLKLAGAGLPFSTPLPIRTASGETLVQLEDSGKFACLFAYIEGESPSGQASDYYESFGEAAGNLSVALAEIDTGIPAVYRPYYELRTSYPLCTREALHGLLTDPPESLKELIPELTLLVEAYDNVADSLEQLQSLPHQLVHGDLNASNLLVDGADTTRVKALLDFEFCTRDVRVMDAAVILSALLSYEESERIIRDFWRGYNRMVTLTPEELAAIPVLMLLRKIDVFLHFVTRYWEGTDEVNVLQQQVRELAAEVAAM
- a CDS encoding OsmC family protein codes for the protein MAALQTFKASAHLQDGVQVKVTSRSFEFIIDEPKSLGGTDTGMNPVEALLASLGACQSIVARVYAPKFGVNLKDFFVDVEGDLDLDGFFNRSEVRPGYSDIRYTFRIKTDSPKEQVEEFVRFLESKCPVGDTLAYPVNLKLDSIIIES
- a CDS encoding aminoglycoside phosphotransferase family protein: MNPLDIHPSALYGRVQSDIGPFQVLENYRQNSARTGVWKLYSDQDSNYYYLKTYSRKQRWHPEVYAYRHWVCYLKPYVPELVAAYEGEGWQAILITAIDGSIMRETALSPSAADAAFYKAGELTKILHLSQAGQWFGRPDQYGNPIELSHNADPVQYVADTIQDLTSQCVNEGLVQADELSLTDWALQNVHILRHSAPVPISWDSTPGNWLVNDQGILTGMIDFENMLWGLAVDNFSILFARYFIDHPSARDAYFAGYGPEVLKNQTAEIQICCIKMALGDICWGTHHHQPEVVRSGRELMNRIHNQQLFL
- a CDS encoding sulfurtransferase produces the protein MDSTVTKRWLLSRLYEPEQTIVDCRFTLGKPQEGKERYNKEHIPGAVYLDLELDLSAPVGGHGGRHPLPDTQVLASRLSKLGIGNHSRIVAYDDENGMNAARLWWLLRYLGHEQVFILEGGFSQWKEGNYPVTDHQPVRVPSSFVANVQPQMLAGVDEVREVSEQTVRAGTSAGAIDGTDAPTEVQTNDGTGVSSSPGALPVLIDSRANDRYRGLNETLDKKAGHIPGALNFFWKDTQNADGSFKSADELAEHFAGLDKDREIIVYCGSGVTACPNILALEKAGFKNVRLYAGSWSDWISYEENPVAAGDE